CACCTGCGTGTGGCTTTAGATCCGCCGTGGGAGGAGGTTGCTGAACGGCGTCGTTTTGTTTAAATGCGGCATCAGCATAACCTGCAGGTGGTGGAGCCGCCATCGACGGTGGAGCTTCTGGATCTGGATCTGGAGATGTTTTTGCTTGTTGACTTTGATCGGCTTGGATGGTGGATTTGGGGAATTTAACGCGGAGCATGCCGTCATTGAAATTAGCTCTGACTTTGGATAAATCACAGTTTGATGGTAATGAGAATTCTTTAGAAAATCGGCTGATTTTGTTGCCACCGACTGAACGTTCTCCATATATTCTCAACAATCCTCCACTTGTTATGTGAACTTTAACTTGCTCCTTCTTAAACCCTGTTCAATGAGAAAAAAAATTTCCTCTTGATAAATTTAACTTTTTTGGATTGAAtttcttttaataatatttttatagtttttgaTCATAACTATTATTTTTAAGACAATATTCAAAATTATCTATAGTCTTTTTTTAACCCATAAATATGATGATGGCACACTCGAATCTATGTCTTCTTGCGTTAACAACAATATTCATACCAATCGAGTTAAGGCTCAATCGgctgaaattaattttttttaaatgtacaTTTTGTTTGAAATGAAGCTTTTTAG
Above is a genomic segment from Gossypium arboreum isolate Shixiya-1 chromosome 8, ASM2569848v2, whole genome shotgun sequence containing:
- the LOC108469889 gene encoding uncharacterized protein LOC108469889, giving the protein MDSKPNVVFEEFQVPTDWVREVADDTLIAYLPGFKKEQVKVHITSGGLLRIYGERSVGGNKISRFSKEFSLPSNCDLSKVRANFNDGMLRVKFPKSTIQADQSQQAKTSPDPDPEAPPSMAAPPPAGYADAAFKQNDAVQQPPPTADLKPHAGDDDIDTSMKRKDAVEQQVPPRTGIETAAKGLTRSRKIVLAVLSVVVIAVYVKNVFRSMKNEYN